From the genome of Blautia hydrogenotrophica DSM 10507:
GTATCACCAATACCACTCCCACCAGAGCGGTAACCGGATACGCATATTTCCAAGCCAACTCCGGCATATGAATAAAGTTCATTCCATACCAGCCTGTAATCAAAGTCAGCGGCATAAAAATAGCAGTCACCACAGTAAGTAGCTGCATCACTTCATTTTGATGCACTTCATTTTGTGTCTGGTACATCTCACGTATTTGAAGCGCATAGTCCCTGAGATTTTTGACATGAGAAGACAGACGCGAAAGCCTCCCCGACAGCAATTGAAACAAAACCCGGTCTTCCTCGTCCAACAACCGATTATAGTTCTCAATCATCGTATCGCTCATATCCATCAATTGATTATAATAAGAATTTAGGCGAAGAAGTTCTCTGCGTACATGCAGAATCTTTCTGGAAATATCCGAATCCCGTCCTTTTCCCTGGGTCAGACATTCTTCTAAATCCGTGAGTCTCTCTTCATACTTTTGCAAAAAACGAATCTCATCATGAATCAAATATTCGATGAATGTAAACAAAAAGTGGTGTATTCCGGCAGACTCCCACACTTGATTCTGCTCCAGATAACAAAGAATCTTTAAAACATACTCCTCATCCCCCACAAAAGTAATTCTATACTTATCCAGATAAAAGCCAAAGCCCTCCGTACTGCCCAACAAGTCCTGCTTGGAAGGAATCACAAAAGTTCCTATCATGCAGTCTTTCAGCATATCCACCTTACAATACTGCAAAACTTCAAGGCTCTGCAGCAAACGGTAATCTGCCGCTTTTTCCTTGCGCGCTCTCCGATACTCCTCCACACTCAAAAGTTCTACCAAAAGTTCATCTTCCCGCAATTTATCCTCCGACTGCACGGGAATTAACTTCTCTTTTAGCCGATACCGCATCTTTCGTTCTCCTGTTCTCTCTCATAAGGTCGGGTAATCTGTTCTATTTTCATCATACCATGTTCCCCTGAAAAAATACAGGGGCATGAAAATTTTAACGGCCGCTTAGCGGCCGTCTGCAAACTGTCTCACTCATATTTTACAATCTCTTTTTTTAGTCTCTTCATAATTCTTTTTTCCAATCTGGAAATATAAGACTGGGAAATTCCCAGCAAATCAGCGACTTCCTTCTGAGTCTTTTCTTTCCCGTCCACAGAATGAAGTCCAAATCTCAACGTGACAATGGTCTGCTCCCTCGGGCTTAGCTTGCTGATCGCGTTTCCCAGCAGATCTCTCTCCACTTCGTCCTCGATTCCTCTAGAGATCACATCCTCATCTGTACCTAAAATATCCGAGAGCAAAAGCTCATTCCCATCCCAATCCACATTCAGAGGTTCATCTATAGACACCTCCATCTTCGTCTTGCTGTTCCTTCTCAGATACATCAAAATCTCATTTTCTATACACCGCGAGGCATAGGTCGCCAGTTTAATCTTTTTCACAGGATTAAACGTGTTGATCGCTTTGATTAAGCCAATAGTTCCGATAGAAATCAAATCCTCCACACCGACCCCGGTGTTATCAAACTTTTTCGCAATATACACCACGAGACGCAAATTATGTTCAATCAGCAGAGCCTTCGCCTCTTTTTCCTGTTCTGTGCCCAGCTTCTGTATCACTTTTTCTTCCTGCTGCGCATCCAGCGGTGCAGGCAGCACGTCAGCACCGCCAATATAATAAACTTCTCTGGTTCTCGGCCATACCATGCTGGAAAACCTGGAGAAAATGGAAACCGGATAGTAATTTGCTGCTAACCTTGTATTCATAGATGTGACCCCTCCTAATCTAATTTTTTATCAACTTAGAATTTATGATCATCTGATACTTTTTCCCCAAAGCAAATTCTTCCGTCGACACGGCAATCACCGGATTTGAAATATGAATTATCTCCCTGGGCGTATGTATGAATAAATTCTCCACAGTCACTGCCAATAAGATTCCCTTTCCGCTAATTCCGCAGTAAGGTAAAAAATGCGGGCGAAGTCTCGGCAGTTTTGTACTCTCTCGCTCCCCTGATGTTCTCTGCACGCACTCCAGCAGTTCTGTCAGTTCCGTTTCCAACAGCTGCTCCAAAGTACATCTATCTATCACACTGACTGGTTTTCTGTTCAGAGAATCCTCTAACTGATTCCCTGTGTCATAGAGTCCATAGAGAGAAATCTTGCGCCCTCCCTCCTCAAGAGTCACCGGATAGACATTCCTAATTCGTATCTGAAAATACTCATATCCTATGGAAATGCAAGTGAAGACCAGATAAGTCACCAGGGCAAAAATCAAAAAAGTCTTCAGGCCGATACCCCTGTCAGTAGACATAACTTCCCAAAAACCTCCACATAAAAACGCTGTAAGATACAGCGCTATCAATGCCCGCATAAGCATACTTCCTGTTTTTGCTCCACATCCTATTCGCACCATTCCCAGAGCCAACAACCCCTGAAACAAAATGGTACCTGGTAAATAGCCATCCATGGGCAACATTAAAAACACACAGGCTCCAAGAGCTCCCACAGCTGCCCCTAAAAGGCTTCGCAGAGGACTGATTTTCCAATCCAGCAATCTGCAAGTCAGGCGCAGCAAAATGTAGTCCATGACGAGATTCGTAACAAAAACCGCATCCAAATATATTTCATAATACACAAAAAACCCCCTACGACCTGTATGTCTCTCACTTTGGTAAGTGAGTACATTATAGGTGATAGGGGGTTCTAAATTTGTCAAAACTACAGTGCCGAGAGCAAAAAATTTTCGACACGTACCGACTTTATTTTTCTATCTTATGTCACTTTATAAACATTCTTTTTCGTCAGCAGAACATCAAAGACTCATGCAAAATTTTCATGATAAAACTTCAGTGCGCGGCGCACATCTTCAATTGCTTCCTGACCAGGAGCCGACTCACCTGTGACCGCTGCAAAAGTCATACAGGAGCCGAAGACTTCTCCCGAATATCGGCTCACTCTTCCCTTCTCTGACATGGAGATCGTCACCACCGGACGGCTGGTATACTCTTGTACCATCTCCCTAGTAGCTTTCAGTAAACTACATACATGGTCAAAATTCTCAGGCATCACAGCCAACTTTAATACATCTGCATTTGCTCCATCCATAGCTCTCATTCTTCGGACTAGCTCTTCTTTGCTGGGAGTAGAATGAAAATCATGATTGGAAGCAATGACTTTACAATCATGGCTGTGAATCGAATTTATCAGTTCTTTCATTCTCTTCTCATCGAGAAATAATTCCACGTCTATTAAGTCTGCCATACCTAATTTTGACACACTTTTCAGAATGTTTACATAATCTTCCGTCAAAATATCCCTTTTTCCGCCCTCTGCTGATGTGCGAATAGTGAAAATCAGCGGAATTTGTCCCAATTTGTCGCGGAGCACAGATAGACATTTCTCCACCTCTCCAAATTCCATGAGCTCTTCAAAGAAATCGGCCCTCCACTCAATCAAGTCCGGCTGCCTTTTTACAACTTCACCGACTTCTCTCAACAGGCTCTCCGTATTGTTTTGCGTCAGCGGAACACAGATTTTAGGGATACCTTCCCCTAGCACAGTCCTACGCAGTTTTAGCGGCTCTGTCAGTGATTGCAACATTTTTTCATCCTTTCTCTTCTAGTTCTCAACTTCAATCTTACGGATTTCTTTTGTGCGAATCTCCTCACAGATATGATCAATGAAGCTCTTCAGATCTTTCATTCCCTCATCGCCTAGATAACGGCTGCGCACAGATACTTTTTCTTCCTGCTCTTCTTTGGCTCCGACGACTAACATATAAGGTACTTTTTGCAGACGGCTCTCACGAATTTTATATCCGATCTTTTCTGAACGATCATCCACACTGCTACGAATGCCGTTTGCCTTCAGCTGTGCGTTTACCTGGTTCGCATAGTCCAGATACTTTTCAGAGATCGGCAGTACACGTACCTGTTCCGGGCACAGCCAAGTCGGGAATAGTCCCGCGTATTTTTCAATCAGCCATGCCAGAGTTCTCTCATAGCAGCCCATACTGGTCCGATGGATGATAAACGGCATCTTCTTCTCTCCGTTCTCATCAATATAGTACATATGGAACTGTTCTGCCAGTGCAAAATCCAGCTGAATCGTAATCATGGTGTCTTCTTTTCCATATACATTCTTAGCCTGAATATCCAGCTTTGGACCATAGAATGCTGCCTCACCGTCAGCCTCCACAAAGTCCAGCTCTAGCTCATTTAAAAGTTCTCTCATCTTATTTTGAGAGGTCTCCCAGTATTGAGCATCTCCGATATATTTTTCCGTATTATTCGGGTCCCATTTGGACAAACGATAGGTCACATCGTCTTGCAGTCCCAGAGTCGTAAGCACGAACTTCGCAAGCTGCACACACTTTTTAAACTCCTCGTCGATCTGATCTGGACGCGTGATCAAGTGCGCCTCCGTGATTGTAAACTGACGTACACGGGTAAGTCCATGCATTTCCCCGGAGTCCTCATTTCGAAACAAAGTAGAAGTCTCGCTGTAACGCAAAGGCAGCTCTCGGTAGCTGTGCTGGCTGGCCTTGTACACATAGTACTGGAATGGGCAGGTCATAGGCCGCAGAGCATAGACCTCTTTATCTTTCTCCTCATCCCCAAGTACAAACATTCCATCTTTGTAATGGTCCCAATGTCCAGAAATCTTATACAAGTCACTCTTTGCCATCAATGGAGTCTTCGTACGGATATATCCCCACTCATTATCCTCTAAATCCTCAATCCAACGCTGTAATTCCTTTAAAATAATGACTCCTTTTGGCATCAGCAAAGGCAACCCCTGACCAATCACATCTACCGTAGTAAACAGCTCCATCTCTCTTCCGAGCTTGTTGTGGTCACGCTTTTTTGCCTCCTCTAACTGCTCTAAATAAGCTTTTAATTCATCCTTTTTGCCAAAAGCAGTTCCATAGACTCTGGTCAGCATCTGTCTCTTCTCATCGCCTCTCCAATAAGCTCCTGAAGAGGAAAGCAGTTTAAATGCCTTGACTCCTTTGGTGCTCATCAGATGCGGGCCTGCACACAAATCTGTGAAGCCTCCCTGGGAGTAGAATGAAATCTCAGCATCCTCTGGAAGATCCTCGATCAATTCCACCTTGTAGGGCTCTTCTTTCTCTTTAAAATAGGCGATCGCCTCTTCTCTAGGCATTGTATACCGCTCGATTTTGGCCCCTTCTTTGACAATCTTCTTCATTTCCTGTTCAATTTTATCCAAGTCCTCCTGGGAAAATGGCTCGCACTCAAAGTCATAATAAAATCCCGTATCAATGGACGGTCCGATGGCCACTTTGGCGTGGGGATACAGCCTCTTTACCGCCTCCGCCAGTACATGGGAAGCTGTGTGTCTCAGGGCTGCCAAACCTTTCTCATCATTGGCAGTCAGTATATTTAAGGTGCAATCCTTGTTCAAAACAGTTCTCAAGTCCTTGATCTGCCCGTCCACCTCACCTGCACAGGCAGCTCTGGCCAGTCCTTCACTGATATCATAGGCGATTTCATAGATTGTTTTGTTGTCAGAATATTCTTTTACAGAACCATCTTTTAATGTGATAATCATAATCATCTTTCCTTTCTTTTCTTTATTTTTGTCAGATCTATCTGACATTGTTCTTTTGTTAGAAATGCCGCCAATGTCTGATCGTACGGAATATTTGTGTTACAAGAAAAAATTTCATGCATTAATGTGACAATTCTTTCCTGCAACACAAAAACCCGCCCCTTGCATAAACGCAAGGGACGGGCTCTCATATTCCCGCGGTTCCACCCTTATTGTCAGACAGGCAGAAAACTGCCCAGGCTCTAACCACTTTCTGATGATAACGGAATCACCGGGCCGGATTAGGGCCACTCAGAGCTGGTCTTCAGAAAGACTTCCATTAGGACACTTCCACCAAATATATCCCTCTCTGTAATCTCTGTCTATCCTACTCGTCTCTTCCACGCATTTCCTTTATTTTGTACCAATTATAACACTTGAACTCTCTTTGTCAACTACCAATTTCCCACAATCTTATCCTTAACAATCGCAAGAACTTCCCTGAAACTGTACCAAAGCAATTTCCAAGACGGATACGGAGCCGCAAGCCCCCAGATCTTCTCACAGCCTAACTTTCTGCCGATTGCAACGCTTCGAAAAATATGGAAATTATTTGTGACAATTCCAATTTTTTGTTTCCTGTCAGGAAGAAGCTCCAGAGAAAAACGCAGGTTCTCCGCCGTGCTGACAGAGCGCTCTTCTAGAAGCAATCGCTCTCTCTCAATCCCATGAGCAAGCAAATAATCAGCCATAGCCTTAGCCTCACTGATCTTTTCATCGACGCCCCGACCTCCGGACAATACTGCGAGAGTCCTAGGATTCTCCCGGAGATATTCCTCCGCTTTTTCAACCCGGAATCGCAGAGCCCTCGACAATCTCGTCCCATTGACATGCGCTCCTAGCACAATCAGATAATCCAAATTCTCTGGTACTTTTCTCATTATTTCCTTCCACAGCAAAACTTATATTTCTTGCCGCTTCCACACGGACATGGATCATTTCTTCCCACTTTGTGTCCTTTTACAATCGTTCCAGACCTCTTTTGCTCACGGTACAGCTCTTTCCTCTTGTCCTCATCAAAAATCTTATTCCACTGGGGCAGTTCATACAACCAATCTGCTTTCGCATCCACCATATTCTTGTAAAGCTTCTCCTTGTCAAACGCAAGGTTGACTACTGTATCTTCTTCCATAGTCTCAATGGGATTGGCTTCTTTCAGGCTGTCATTGATTCCATCCAGAAAGCCTACCATAGTCATCAAGTCCACCTGGAATTTATCTGCCAGCTCCTTGACTGTCCCAGCCACTACCTCATCTGGATTTGTGAGAAGCTTCTCATAAATTTCCTTCTCAGTATTAAAATACACCGCCCAGAATCTCTGAAGCTTTCCTCTGTCCGCTTTCTGGTCATAGGCCATATCTCTCCATTGTTCTAATAATGTACTCATATTCTTCTATACCATCCTTTAATTTTTCTCTTTTGGAATAAAGTAGGCAAGCCCACTTCAGCTCTCCTTTCCTCTCAATCCTTGAGGGGTGCGTCCTACTTTACGCGCCGCCGCATCACTGCTTTTCGGTGAATACCTTATCGCGGCGTGTACATTCTGCCCGGAAAGCTTTTCTTTACTAAGAAATCCAACGGATTTTCCTAGTAAAGAATAAAGTGGGCTAATCC
Proteins encoded in this window:
- a CDS encoding CorA family divalent cation transporter, producing the protein MRYRLKEKLIPVQSEDKLREDELLVELLSVEEYRRARKEKAADYRLLQSLEVLQYCKVDMLKDCMIGTFVIPSKQDLLGSTEGFGFYLDKYRITFVGDEEYVLKILCYLEQNQVWESAGIHHFLFTFIEYLIHDEIRFLQKYEERLTDLEECLTQGKGRDSDISRKILHVRRELLRLNSYYNQLMDMSDTMIENYNRLLDEEDRVLFQLLSGRLSRLSSHVKNLRDYALQIREMYQTQNEVHQNEVMQLLTVVTAIFMPLTLITGWYGMNFIHMPELAWKYAYPVTALVGVVLVILEILYFWKKKWF
- the sigE gene encoding RNA polymerase sporulation sigma factor SigE produces the protein MVWPRTREVYYIGGADVLPAPLDAQQEEKVIQKLGTEQEKEAKALLIEHNLRLVVYIAKKFDNTGVGVEDLISIGTIGLIKAINTFNPVKKIKLATYASRCIENEILMYLRRNSKTKMEVSIDEPLNVDWDGNELLLSDILGTDEDVISRGIEDEVERDLLGNAISKLSPREQTIVTLRFGLHSVDGKEKTQKEVADLLGISQSYISRLEKRIMKRLKKEIVKYE
- a CDS encoding sigma-E processing peptidase SpoIIGA, producing MYYEIYLDAVFVTNLVMDYILLRLTCRLLDWKISPLRSLLGAAVGALGACVFLMLPMDGYLPGTILFQGLLALGMVRIGCGAKTGSMLMRALIALYLTAFLCGGFWEVMSTDRGIGLKTFLIFALVTYLVFTCISIGYEYFQIRIRNVYPVTLEEGGRKISLYGLYDTGNQLEDSLNRKPVSVIDRCTLEQLLETELTELLECVQRTSGERESTKLPRLRPHFLPYCGISGKGILLAVTVENLFIHTPREIIHISNPVIAVSTEEFALGKKYQMIINSKLIKN
- the aroD gene encoding type I 3-dehydroquinate dehydratase, translated to MLQSLTEPLKLRRTVLGEGIPKICVPLTQNNTESLLREVGEVVKRQPDLIEWRADFFEELMEFGEVEKCLSVLRDKLGQIPLIFTIRTSAEGGKRDILTEDYVNILKSVSKLGMADLIDVELFLDEKRMKELINSIHSHDCKVIASNHDFHSTPSKEELVRRMRAMDGANADVLKLAVMPENFDHVCSLLKATREMVQEYTSRPVVTISMSEKGRVSRYSGEVFGSCMTFAAVTGESAPGQEAIEDVRRALKFYHENFA
- the thrS gene encoding threonine--tRNA ligase yields the protein MIITLKDGSVKEYSDNKTIYEIAYDISEGLARAACAGEVDGQIKDLRTVLNKDCTLNILTANDEKGLAALRHTASHVLAEAVKRLYPHAKVAIGPSIDTGFYYDFECEPFSQEDLDKIEQEMKKIVKEGAKIERYTMPREEAIAYFKEKEEPYKVELIEDLPEDAEISFYSQGGFTDLCAGPHLMSTKGVKAFKLLSSSGAYWRGDEKRQMLTRVYGTAFGKKDELKAYLEQLEEAKKRDHNKLGREMELFTTVDVIGQGLPLLMPKGVIILKELQRWIEDLEDNEWGYIRTKTPLMAKSDLYKISGHWDHYKDGMFVLGDEEKDKEVYALRPMTCPFQYYVYKASQHSYRELPLRYSETSTLFRNEDSGEMHGLTRVRQFTITEAHLITRPDQIDEEFKKCVQLAKFVLTTLGLQDDVTYRLSKWDPNNTEKYIGDAQYWETSQNKMRELLNELELDFVEADGEAAFYGPKLDIQAKNVYGKEDTMITIQLDFALAEQFHMYYIDENGEKKMPFIIHRTSMGCYERTLAWLIEKYAGLFPTWLCPEQVRVLPISEKYLDYANQVNAQLKANGIRSSVDDRSEKIGYKIRESRLQKVPYMLVVGAKEEQEEKVSVRSRYLGDEGMKDLKSFIDHICEEIRTKEIRKIEVEN
- a CDS encoding YdcF family protein — translated: MRKVPENLDYLIVLGAHVNGTRLSRALRFRVEKAEEYLRENPRTLAVLSGGRGVDEKISEAKAMADYLLAHGIERERLLLEERSVSTAENLRFSLELLPDRKQKIGIVTNNFHIFRSVAIGRKLGCEKIWGLAAPYPSWKLLWYSFREVLAIVKDKIVGNW
- a CDS encoding SEC-C metal-binding domain-containing protein, producing the protein MSTLLEQWRDMAYDQKADRGKLQRFWAVYFNTEKEIYEKLLTNPDEVVAGTVKELADKFQVDLMTMVGFLDGINDSLKEANPIETMEEDTVVNLAFDKEKLYKNMVDAKADWLYELPQWNKIFDEDKRKELYREQKRSGTIVKGHKVGRNDPCPCGSGKKYKFCCGRK